The following coding sequences are from one Ancylobacter sp. TS-1 window:
- a CDS encoding TraR/DksA C4-type zinc finger protein — protein MADEYETRVKAIFRPRLEKDLEDAIAAAASPTAGVATVMLDQQSVGRLSRIDALQSQAMAQAIERRLHVQRLRLERALQRMNEGDFGYCSECGEPIGLRRLHVDPAAHLCVDCAP, from the coding sequence ATGGCTGACGAATACGAGACTAGGGTCAAGGCGATCTTCCGCCCACGGCTCGAGAAAGATCTGGAGGATGCGATTGCGGCCGCCGCCTCGCCGACGGCCGGGGTCGCCACCGTCATGCTGGATCAGCAGAGCGTGGGGCGCCTAAGCCGCATCGACGCCCTGCAGAGCCAGGCAATGGCCCAGGCAATCGAGCGTCGCCTTCACGTGCAGAGGCTTCGCCTGGAGCGCGCGCTCCAGCGCATGAACGAAGGTGACTTCGGATATTGCAGCGAATGCGGCGAACCCATCGGCTTGCGGCGTCTGCACGTCGACCCTGCCGCGCATCTGTGCGTCGACTGCGCCCCGTGA
- a CDS encoding ArsJ-associated glyceraldehyde-3-phosphate dehydrogenase: MRVGINGMGRIGRLALRAAMGAAERQASDPRAGNRLDIVHFNEIKGGAAATAHLIEFDSVQGRWRAPVEAVGDDAVMIDGKRISFSAHAAPADIPWGDLGVDVVLECTGKFLTPAVLHGHFERGAKRVIVAAPVKDPSVLNVVVGVNEPLYEPAMHPIVTAASCTTNCLAPVVKVVHEAIGIRHGQITTIHNPTNTNVVVDAPHKDLRRARSAMLSLQPTTTGSATAIALIYPELKGKLNGHAVRAPVLNASLTDAVFEMKRATTIEEVNELFRSAAQGPLAGILGFEPRPLVSADYARDTRSSIVDGLSTMVTDETLLKVYAWYDNEMGYACRMVDLACHMHKVGI; the protein is encoded by the coding sequence ATGAGAGTCGGCATTAACGGCATGGGACGGATCGGGCGGCTGGCGCTGCGGGCAGCGATGGGCGCGGCCGAGCGGCAGGCCAGCGATCCGCGCGCCGGCAACCGGCTCGACATTGTTCATTTCAACGAGATCAAGGGCGGTGCTGCGGCGACTGCGCATCTCATTGAGTTCGACAGCGTGCAGGGCCGCTGGCGCGCGCCAGTCGAGGCCGTCGGCGACGATGCCGTCATGATCGACGGGAAGCGCATTTCCTTCTCCGCCCATGCCGCGCCGGCGGATATTCCGTGGGGCGACCTTGGCGTCGATGTCGTGCTGGAATGCACCGGCAAGTTCCTCACCCCGGCCGTCCTTCACGGCCATTTTGAGCGTGGCGCCAAGCGGGTCATCGTCGCAGCGCCGGTGAAGGACCCTTCGGTTCTCAATGTTGTCGTTGGCGTGAACGAGCCTCTGTATGAGCCGGCGATGCACCCCATCGTGACGGCGGCGTCCTGCACGACCAACTGTCTCGCCCCGGTGGTGAAGGTGGTGCATGAGGCGATCGGTATCCGCCACGGCCAGATCACCACGATCCACAACCCCACCAACACCAATGTGGTGGTCGACGCCCCACATAAGGACCTGCGCCGCGCCCGCTCCGCCATGCTGTCGCTGCAGCCGACCACCACGGGCAGCGCCACCGCCATCGCGCTGATCTATCCTGAGCTGAAGGGCAAACTGAACGGCCATGCGGTGCGCGCGCCTGTCCTCAACGCCTCGCTCACCGATGCGGTGTTCGAGATGAAGCGCGCGACGACGATCGAGGAAGTAAATGAGCTTTTCCGCTCAGCCGCACAGGGGCCGCTTGCCGGCATTCTCGGCTTCGAGCCGCGCCCGCTGGTCTCGGCCGACTATGCCCGCGACACCCGGTCCTCCATCGTCGACGGCCTCTCGACCATGGTCACCGACGAGACGCTGCTGAAGGTTTATGCCTGGTATGACAACGAGATGGGCTATGCCTGTCGCATGGTCGACCTCGCTTGCCACATGCACAAGGTGGGGATCTGA
- a CDS encoding universal stress protein, giving the protein MTKIISLIDGSAYARSVCEHAAWVATRIGASVEVLHMLGRRSTSSVPADYTGNLEADGRDTLLAELAALDEQKAKLAQQRGRIILDQAKSCLTATGVSDVVLKLRNGDLLEALEEFEADAELVVIGKRGEAADFARLHLGSNLERVVRTSQRPVLVASREFSPIESFLVAFDGGSSAGRAVDHIARSALFAGLECRLLHVGTETADMRRRLDEAAAKLKGAGLAARVQIVAGEPATIIPQIVESDGIGLVTMGAYGHSRIRNMIVGSTTVEVVRSCKVPILMFR; this is encoded by the coding sequence ATGACCAAGATTATCTCGCTGATCGACGGCTCGGCCTATGCACGTAGCGTGTGTGAGCATGCGGCCTGGGTCGCGACCCGCATCGGTGCCTCCGTCGAGGTGCTGCATATGCTCGGCCGACGCTCCACCAGCAGCGTGCCGGCTGACTATACCGGCAATCTGGAAGCCGACGGGCGCGACACGCTGTTGGCCGAGCTTGCCGCTCTCGATGAGCAAAAGGCAAAGCTGGCGCAGCAGCGCGGCCGCATCATTCTCGACCAGGCAAAATCCTGCCTGACGGCAACCGGTGTCTCCGACGTCGTGCTGAAGCTGCGCAACGGCGACCTTCTCGAAGCACTCGAAGAGTTCGAAGCGGATGCCGAGCTGGTGGTGATCGGCAAGCGAGGCGAAGCTGCGGACTTCGCCCGGCTTCATCTCGGCTCCAATCTGGAACGGGTGGTGCGCACCAGCCAGCGGCCCGTGCTGGTCGCCTCGCGCGAGTTCAGCCCCATCGAGAGCTTTCTCGTTGCATTCGACGGTGGATCGAGCGCCGGACGCGCGGTGGACCATATTGCCCGCAGTGCGCTCTTTGCCGGGCTGGAGTGCCGTCTCCTCCATGTCGGCACCGAGACGGCGGACATGCGCCGGCGTCTGGACGAGGCCGCGGCGAAGCTCAAGGGCGCGGGCCTTGCCGCCCGTGTGCAGATTGTCGCCGGGGAGCCCGCGACGATCATTCCGCAAATCGTCGAGTCCGATGGTATCGGCCTCGTAACCATGGGCGCCTACGGTCATTCGCGCATCCGGAACATGATCGTCGGCTCGACCACGGTGGAAGTGGTTCGCTCCTGCAAAGTGCCGATCCTGATGTTCCGCTGA
- a CDS encoding cyclopropane-fatty-acyl-phospholipid synthase family protein, translated as MLKMMHDFLSRHIATGDLSMIDPSGRLSHYGDGSGPPVTVRLGDPGVARALLFNPEMALGDLYVNGRVKLEQGDIYDLLRVLFTNVPSSVATPPARFFSRLYYSLRRLHQKNSESSSRKNVEKHYDLSAGLYDLFLDEDLQYSCAYFDADTVDLSEAQLAKKRHIAAKLAIKPDHRILDIGSGWGGLGLYLAEATGADVTGLTLSREQHAVSNRRAQDAGLDARVRYLLQDYRQMKGRFDRISSVGMFEHVGVRYYDEYFSRVRNLLTEDGVALVHSIGRSEGPSYTNPWIRQHIFPGGYIPALSEVLPSIERQGLFVCDVEILRLHYAETLKAWRARFEARREEAVHLYDERFARMWEFYLASSESAFRFQGLMVFQVQVSRSQHALPLTRNYIYQKESDLKASGF; from the coding sequence ATGTTGAAGATGATGCACGACTTTCTCTCCCGCCACATTGCGACGGGCGACCTCTCCATGATCGACCCTTCGGGAAGGCTCAGCCATTACGGCGACGGGTCCGGGCCGCCGGTGACGGTTCGCCTGGGGGACCCCGGAGTGGCCCGGGCTCTCTTGTTCAATCCCGAAATGGCTCTTGGCGATCTATACGTGAACGGGCGGGTGAAGCTTGAACAGGGCGATATATACGATCTTCTGAGGGTGCTCTTTACGAACGTACCTTCTTCTGTCGCAACGCCTCCCGCCCGTTTTTTCAGTCGGTTATACTACTCTTTGCGACGTCTTCATCAAAAGAACAGCGAGAGCAGTTCGCGGAAAAATGTTGAAAAGCATTATGATCTGAGCGCGGGCCTGTATGATCTGTTTCTCGACGAAGATTTACAATATTCGTGCGCCTATTTCGATGCCGACACCGTCGATCTCAGCGAAGCTCAATTAGCGAAGAAGCGCCACATTGCGGCCAAGCTAGCCATCAAGCCTGATCATCGCATCCTGGACATCGGTTCGGGGTGGGGCGGGCTCGGCCTCTATCTTGCCGAAGCGACCGGCGCAGATGTTACCGGCCTGACCCTGTCGCGTGAACAGCACGCCGTTTCGAACCGGCGCGCCCAGGACGCAGGACTTGATGCGCGGGTTCGATACCTGCTCCAGGATTATCGCCAGATGAAGGGCCGGTTCGACCGGATTTCCTCGGTCGGCATGTTCGAGCATGTTGGCGTGCGGTATTACGACGAGTATTTCTCCCGTGTGCGCAATCTGCTTACGGAAGATGGCGTCGCGCTTGTTCACTCGATCGGACGATCGGAAGGCCCTTCCTACACCAATCCGTGGATACGTCAGCACATTTTCCCCGGCGGCTATATTCCTGCATTGTCGGAGGTACTGCCATCGATCGAGCGGCAGGGTCTGTTCGTCTGCGATGTCGAAATTTTGCGCCTGCACTATGCCGAGACGCTCAAGGCTTGGCGGGCACGTTTCGAGGCCCGCCGCGAGGAAGCCGTACATCTCTATGATGAGCGTTTTGCCCGTATGTGGGAATTCTATCTTGCTTCGTCCGAAAGCGCTTTTCGATTCCAAGGCCTGATGGTTTTCCAGGTACAAGTATCGCGCAGTCAACACGCTTTGCCTTTAACAAGAAATTATATCTATCAAAAAGAATCTGATCTGAAAGCGAGCGGATTTTAA
- a CDS encoding bifunctional 2-polyprenyl-6-hydroxyphenol methylase/3-demethylubiquinol 3-O-methyltransferase UbiG — MDHLAQRTRNGMAFGVDPTRTQFYSLRQARYDALATSINEMSAQFAAQGKRLKLMDIGVHNGTMLRHLEHRSARQNIDYSIADMEIGPVYGLKSVDEIFIGDLTRGYPDIPSNGYDVVICEQVLEHITTLETPIRTLERITRPGGYLFAGVPAFPHGIHKVREVAQPTWDRYFPPGKIRGHVQSFSTQKFLRLFKELTKLEPVGVRGFRFISGGPLRALEEYQWWWRLSQTVGRTMPSICTEIQVQFRKPMTAANDCQLAASHSSPFGSNGVAEHRATAPVGE, encoded by the coding sequence ATGGACCATCTGGCACAAAGAACGCGCAACGGCATGGCCTTTGGCGTAGACCCGACCCGTACGCAATTCTACAGTCTTCGACAGGCTCGATACGATGCGCTGGCGACATCAATAAATGAAATGTCTGCACAGTTTGCCGCGCAAGGAAAACGCCTGAAGCTGATGGATATCGGCGTCCACAACGGCACCATGCTCCGACATCTTGAACACAGGTCCGCGCGCCAGAATATCGACTACAGCATCGCCGATATGGAAATAGGACCCGTCTATGGGCTCAAAAGCGTCGACGAGATCTTCATCGGCGACCTGACGCGGGGATATCCTGACATACCCTCCAATGGCTATGACGTGGTCATTTGCGAGCAGGTGCTGGAGCATATCACGACGCTGGAAACGCCGATCCGCACCCTGGAGCGCATCACCCGGCCGGGCGGCTACCTGTTTGCCGGTGTCCCGGCCTTTCCGCACGGCATCCACAAGGTTCGCGAGGTGGCGCAGCCGACCTGGGACCGCTATTTCCCCCCCGGCAAGATCCGCGGCCACGTCCAGTCTTTCTCGACCCAGAAGTTCCTGAGACTTTTCAAGGAATTGACGAAGCTGGAGCCCGTCGGAGTGCGGGGATTTCGTTTCATCTCCGGTGGCCCGCTGCGTGCGTTGGAGGAGTACCAATGGTGGTGGCGGCTAAGTCAAACGGTCGGCCGCACGATGCCATCCATCTGCACCGAGATTCAGGTTCAGTTCAGGAAGCCGATGACCGCTGCAAATGACTGCCAACTGGCCGCTTCGCATAGCTCCCCATTCGGGTCAAACGGGGTGGCCGAACATCGAGCAACAGCGCCCGTTGGAGAGTGA
- a CDS encoding MFS transporter has protein sequence MTLSSSFGQTYFIGLFAPWVKKDFGLTDGGFGMIYAVATVASAATLFFVGRLADGRRLRAQSAGVLVALGCACMGMAFSQSVWMLLPTIFALRLFGQGLPGHLALTGVGRWFQRRRGRAMSLAVLGFPMGEALMPILAVALIDATGWRATWLAAGGLLCLLMAPLVLLLLRHEPLPLARSRQEGEEGTPAVRHWSRPEVLAEPAFYAVLAGVVAPSFVVTGIFFNQSQLAAANGWSFGSFAQWLPLYALVSVTTALATGAAIDRGGARRVLPVFLAPMALATLALALVSSPSIIPVFMVGVALTTGASQTLIGALWVELFGSRHLGAIRSVAFAGQVLASALAPGIMGLLLDAGVDLHYQYLGMVAYTLCSAAGLQLAAGRLRSMATA, from the coding sequence ATGACGCTCTCCTCGAGTTTCGGCCAGACCTATTTCATCGGACTGTTCGCCCCGTGGGTGAAGAAGGACTTCGGTCTCACGGACGGCGGCTTTGGCATGATCTACGCCGTCGCCACCGTGGCGAGTGCTGCGACGCTCTTCTTTGTGGGTCGGCTGGCCGATGGCCGCCGTCTGCGCGCCCAATCGGCGGGGGTGCTGGTGGCGCTTGGCTGTGCCTGCATGGGCATGGCGTTCAGCCAATCGGTGTGGATGCTGCTGCCCACGATATTCGCGCTACGCCTTTTCGGACAAGGATTGCCGGGCCACCTCGCACTCACCGGTGTCGGGCGCTGGTTCCAGCGCCGCCGAGGGCGCGCCATGTCGCTGGCCGTGCTCGGCTTTCCCATGGGCGAGGCATTGATGCCGATTCTCGCCGTCGCCTTGATCGACGCGACGGGCTGGCGGGCGACCTGGCTGGCGGCTGGCGGCTTGCTGTGCCTGCTGATGGCCCCTCTGGTGCTTTTGCTGCTGCGCCATGAACCATTGCCGTTGGCTCGCTCGCGACAGGAAGGCGAGGAGGGCACCCCGGCCGTGCGCCACTGGAGCCGGCCCGAAGTGCTGGCCGAACCCGCCTTTTATGCCGTGCTCGCGGGAGTTGTCGCGCCGTCTTTCGTAGTGACAGGAATCTTCTTCAATCAGTCACAACTCGCTGCCGCGAACGGATGGTCGTTCGGCTCCTTCGCGCAATGGCTGCCGCTCTATGCTCTGGTCAGCGTAACCACGGCGCTTGCAACCGGCGCTGCCATCGACCGTGGCGGCGCCCGGCGCGTCCTGCCGGTATTTCTTGCGCCCATGGCACTCGCGACGCTGGCGCTCGCGCTCGTCTCGTCGCCCTCTATCATCCCGGTATTCATGGTGGGGGTCGCGCTGACCACGGGAGCCTCTCAAACTCTGATCGGTGCGCTTTGGGTCGAGCTTTTCGGCAGTCGGCATCTCGGCGCCATCCGCAGCGTGGCCTTCGCAGGGCAGGTGCTTGCCTCGGCGCTTGCGCCCGGCATAATGGGCCTGCTGCTGGATGCCGGAGTCGATCTGCACTACCAGTATCTTGGTATGGTCGCTTATACGCTGTGCAGCGCGGCCGGCCTGCAGCTTGCCGCCGGACGGCTGAGAAGCATGGCGACGGCTTGA
- a CDS encoding spermidine synthase — MFEELDFQVTSLGTLVLRRRRDLSTGQDIFEIKLNDDFLMSSKFTVSEEALSRLGLAELSETDISVVVGGLGLGYTAASVLQDRRVRSMLVVDALKPVIDWHEGGLLPLGQILVQDKRCRLIHGNFFEMAGSPATGFDPVSPGRRFDAILLDIDHSPTELLHPSNAALYTFDGLTTLARHLRPQGVFALWSNNREDPAFMELLRATFGVARAEPVVFDNPLQGREAHQCVYIARNVEGDE; from the coding sequence ATGTTCGAAGAGTTGGATTTTCAGGTGACCTCGCTGGGCACTCTTGTCCTTCGACGCCGCCGTGACCTTTCCACCGGGCAGGACATATTTGAAATCAAGCTGAACGACGATTTCCTCATGTCTTCGAAATTCACGGTGTCGGAAGAGGCACTTTCGAGGCTGGGCCTTGCCGAACTTTCCGAAACGGACATTAGCGTGGTCGTCGGCGGTCTGGGCCTCGGCTACACTGCGGCGAGCGTGCTGCAAGATCGGAGGGTACGCTCGATGCTGGTTGTCGATGCCCTCAAACCTGTGATCGATTGGCATGAAGGTGGCCTGCTCCCTCTTGGCCAAATTCTGGTTCAGGACAAACGATGCCGCCTCATCCACGGCAATTTCTTTGAAATGGCAGGTTCGCCAGCGACGGGATTTGATCCGGTCAGCCCGGGCAGACGGTTTGATGCCATCCTGCTCGACATAGATCACTCGCCGACCGAACTCCTGCACCCGTCAAACGCGGCACTCTACACCTTTGACGGGCTCACAACGCTGGCTCGACATCTGCGCCCGCAGGGGGTGTTCGCGCTATGGTCGAACAATCGGGAAGATCCCGCTTTTATGGAATTGCTGCGCGCCACGTTCGGTGTCGCCCGTGCTGAGCCTGTGGTCTTTGACAACCCCCTTCAGGGACGCGAAGCGCATCAGTGTGTCTATATTGCCCGCAACGTGGAAGGCGACGAATGA
- a CDS encoding NYN domain-containing protein: protein MQINWRDALFIDGSHCDRLKSALDCRIDLEKIRHLAACGEGLVYSGYYRDVRDPEEAARQGPLLTWLSHHGFDVKGRTVEDLAGLPRERYGTNLVEMAVDALRISQVAERIALVAADAKLVPLVLALRKGGQKVTVLSTSRGPASIVVAPQLRNVADRFIDLSEHVASISMPAE, encoded by the coding sequence ATGCAAATTAACTGGCGTGATGCTCTTTTTATTGATGGAAGTCATTGCGATAGGCTGAAGTCGGCGCTGGATTGCCGAATTGATCTGGAGAAGATCCGGCATCTTGCGGCTTGCGGGGAAGGGCTTGTTTATTCCGGCTATTATCGCGACGTGCGCGATCCCGAAGAGGCGGCCCGCCAGGGGCCGTTGCTGACGTGGCTATCCCACCACGGCTTTGACGTAAAAGGGCGAACGGTCGAGGACCTTGCCGGCCTGCCTCGCGAGCGGTACGGGACCAATCTCGTTGAAATGGCGGTTGATGCGCTCCGGATCAGTCAAGTCGCCGAGCGTATCGCTCTCGTGGCCGCCGACGCGAAGCTTGTGCCCCTCGTTCTGGCGCTGCGCAAAGGTGGCCAGAAGGTGACGGTTCTATCGACATCGCGCGGTCCGGCGTCGATCGTCGTTGCGCCGCAGCTGAGGAACGTGGCCGACAGGTTTATCGACCTGTCCGAACATGTGGCATCTATTTCCATGCCGGCGGAATGA
- a CDS encoding SulP family inorganic anion transporter, with amino-acid sequence MRLSVSQLRAEWFGNIRGDVLAGIVVALALIPEAIAFSIIAGVDPKVGLYASFSIAVIIAFVGGRPGMISAATAATAVLMITLVKDHGLQYLLAATVLAGLLQIVAGLLKLGYVMRFVSRSVMTGFVNALAILIFMAQLPELTNVPYLTYVMVAAGLAIIYLLPRVTKTIPSPLVCIVVLTALSMGLGLDLRTVGDMGELPSTLPVFLIPQIPLNLETLLIILPYSAAVAAVGLLESLMTASIVDELTDSKGNKNRECVGQGVANVATGFIGGMAGCAMIGQSVINVKSGGRGRLSTFVSGAFLLFLIVVLGEWVRQIPMAALVAIMIMVSIGTFSWASIKNLKLHPRSSSIVMLATVVGVVATHNLAIGVLIGVLLSGIFFAWKISQIFRVTSSLSDDGTHRTYRVEGQVFFASSDDFTDAFDFKEALEKVTIDLTPAHIWDISSVAAVDTVVLKFRREGADVEIIGLNAASETIVDRLAIHDKPGALDRLMSH; translated from the coding sequence ATGCGTCTGTCCGTTTCACAATTGCGCGCCGAATGGTTCGGCAATATCCGGGGGGATGTCCTCGCCGGCATTGTCGTGGCGCTTGCGCTGATCCCGGAAGCGATCGCCTTTTCGATCATCGCTGGCGTCGACCCGAAGGTGGGCCTGTACGCCTCCTTCTCCATTGCGGTGATCATCGCTTTTGTCGGCGGACGGCCGGGGATGATCTCAGCGGCTACCGCCGCGACCGCCGTGCTCATGATCACGCTGGTGAAGGACCACGGGCTTCAATATCTGCTCGCCGCCACCGTGCTCGCCGGCCTCCTCCAGATCGTGGCGGGGCTGCTGAAGCTTGGTTACGTCATGCGCTTTGTCTCGCGCTCGGTGATGACCGGTTTCGTCAACGCGCTCGCCATCCTGATCTTCATGGCGCAGCTGCCGGAACTCACCAATGTTCCCTACCTGACCTATGTGATGGTCGCCGCCGGGCTGGCCATCATCTACCTGCTGCCGCGCGTGACGAAGACCATTCCCTCGCCCCTGGTCTGCATCGTCGTGCTGACGGCGCTCTCCATGGGGCTTGGCCTCGATTTGCGGACGGTCGGCGACATGGGCGAATTGCCGTCCACCTTGCCGGTGTTCCTCATTCCGCAGATTCCGCTCAATCTTGAGACGCTGCTGATCATCCTGCCCTATTCGGCCGCCGTTGCGGCGGTGGGCCTGCTGGAATCGCTGATGACAGCGTCGATCGTCGACGAGCTGACCGACAGCAAGGGCAACAAGAACCGCGAATGCGTCGGCCAGGGCGTCGCCAACGTCGCCACCGGCTTCATCGGTGGCATGGCCGGCTGCGCCATGATCGGCCAGTCGGTGATCAACGTGAAGTCGGGCGGCCGCGGGCGGCTCTCCACCTTCGTCTCCGGCGCCTTCCTGCTGTTCCTCATCGTGGTGCTCGGGGAATGGGTCAGGCAGATCCCCATGGCCGCTCTGGTCGCGATCATGATCATGGTGTCGATCGGGACGTTCAGCTGGGCGTCGATCAAGAACCTCAAGCTGCACCCGCGCAGTTCCTCGATCGTCATGCTGGCGACGGTGGTGGGCGTGGTGGCCACCCATAATCTGGCCATCGGTGTGCTGATCGGTGTGCTGCTCTCGGGCATCTTCTTCGCCTGGAAGATCTCGCAGATATTCCGTGTGACGTCCTCCCTTTCGGACGACGGCACGCATCGGACCTATCGCGTCGAGGGGCAGGTGTTCTTCGCCTCGTCTGACGATTTTACCGATGCGTTCGACTTCAAGGAGGCGCTGGAGAAGGTCACCATTGATCTGACGCCCGCCCATATCTGGGATATTTCGAGCGTTGCCGCCGTTGATACGGTCGTTCTGAAATTCCGCCGCGAAGGAGCCGACGTCGAGATCATCGGGCTCAACGCCGCCAGTGAAACGATCGTCGACCGGCTGGCGATCCATGACAAGCCGGGGGCGCTCGACCGTCTCATGAGCCATTGA
- a CDS encoding PhnD/SsuA/transferrin family substrate-binding protein, which produces MTPVFLTSDLELLGRLQTYLARTTGTPINLITRRTYQEIVALLISRQIDAAWICGYPYVMHESELQLVALPQWRGKPLYQSYLIVDADRRAEGLPDLRGDVHAFSDPDSNSGFLVTRAALAQAHLRPETFFERTFFTYGHRNVIRAVASGLATSGSVDGYVYQVVAELEPELTARTRILRRSEWLAFPPIAAPRIPVDRERLERLSAALLNMSMDEDGRAILAMLRLDGFVREDASLFDPIAAKAAIVALAG; this is translated from the coding sequence TTGACGCCGGTTTTTCTCACATCGGATCTCGAATTGCTTGGTCGCCTGCAAACATATCTTGCCCGAACGACCGGCACGCCAATTAATCTGATTACCCGCCGCACCTATCAGGAGATCGTTGCTCTCCTTATTTCGAGACAGATCGACGCGGCGTGGATCTGCGGCTACCCCTATGTCATGCACGAGTCCGAGCTTCAGCTCGTGGCCCTGCCGCAATGGCGCGGCAAGCCCCTCTATCAGTCTTATCTGATCGTCGATGCCGATCGCCGGGCGGAAGGCCTCCCCGATCTCAGGGGCGACGTGCATGCCTTCTCGGATCCGGATTCGAATTCCGGCTTTCTGGTCACGCGCGCCGCCCTGGCGCAGGCGCATCTCCGGCCCGAGACGTTTTTCGAGCGGACCTTCTTCACCTATGGCCACCGGAACGTCATTCGCGCGGTTGCATCGGGGCTTGCGACGTCTGGATCGGTGGATGGCTATGTCTATCAAGTGGTCGCCGAGCTGGAGCCTGAACTCACCGCCCGCACCCGCATCCTCCGGCGATCCGAATGGCTCGCCTTCCCTCCGATTGCCGCCCCTCGGATCCCCGTTGATCGTGAGCGCCTCGAACGGCTTTCCGCCGCCTTGCTGAACATGTCGATGGACGAAGATGGACGCGCCATCCTCGCCATGCTGCGGCTCGATGGGTTCGTGCGCGAGGACGCCAGCCTTTTTGATCCGATCGCGGCCAAAGCCGCCATCGTCGCATTGGCGGGCTAG
- the arsJ gene encoding organoarsenical effux MFS transporter ArsJ, with protein MVGASANGLRNYAIVTAAYWGFTLTDGALRMLVLFTFFQLGYSPFTLAFLFLLYEAAGIGANFIGGWLAARYGITRMLTVGLVTQIAGFLLLSAASPEWGSTLLVTWVLLAQGVCGVAKDLTKTASKSAIKITESQAGGEAEGRLFKWVAWFTGSKNAMKGVGFFLGGLLLQAVGFRYGLWLMAGALFLVMLGVVSSLPAMMGKAKASRSARELFAKSKGINLLAAARVALFGARDVWFVVGVPVFLYANGWTFTMVGAFLALWTIGYGLVQAGAPALVARSADGLSREVPAARGWSLALAIVPALIAAALALAPPDPTLVLVVGLGVFGVAFAVNSSVHSYLVLAYAGSEKAAEDVGFYYAANAAGRFLGILASGFLYQSGGIYACLIGSALMLFICWVVTLALPTRADSLKSTVRVA; from the coding sequence ATGGTGGGAGCATCGGCGAACGGGTTGCGCAACTACGCCATTGTGACGGCGGCCTATTGGGGGTTCACGCTGACCGACGGCGCCCTGCGCATGCTGGTGCTGTTCACCTTCTTCCAGCTCGGCTATTCGCCCTTCACCTTGGCCTTCCTGTTCCTGCTCTATGAGGCGGCCGGCATCGGCGCCAATTTCATCGGCGGATGGCTGGCGGCGCGCTACGGCATCACCCGCATGCTCACCGTCGGACTGGTGACGCAGATCGCCGGCTTCCTGCTGCTCTCCGCCGCCTCGCCCGAATGGGGCAGCACGCTGCTCGTCACCTGGGTGCTGCTGGCGCAGGGCGTGTGCGGCGTCGCCAAGGACCTTACCAAGACCGCGTCCAAATCGGCGATCAAGATCACCGAATCGCAGGCCGGCGGCGAGGCCGAGGGCCGGCTGTTCAAATGGGTGGCCTGGTTCACCGGCTCGAAGAACGCGATGAAGGGTGTCGGCTTCTTCCTCGGCGGGCTGCTGCTGCAGGCGGTCGGTTTCCGCTACGGGCTGTGGCTGATGGCGGGGGCGCTCTTCCTCGTCATGCTTGGCGTTGTGTCTTCGCTGCCGGCGATGATGGGTAAGGCGAAGGCGAGCCGCAGCGCCCGCGAACTCTTCGCGAAGTCCAAGGGGATCAATCTGCTGGCGGCGGCACGCGTGGCGTTGTTCGGCGCGCGCGACGTGTGGTTCGTCGTCGGCGTGCCGGTGTTTCTCTATGCCAATGGCTGGACCTTCACCATGGTCGGCGCCTTCCTCGCGCTCTGGACCATCGGCTACGGGCTGGTGCAGGCGGGCGCGCCCGCGCTGGTGGCGCGCAGTGCCGATGGCCTCTCGCGCGAGGTGCCGGCGGCGCGCGGGTGGTCGCTGGCGCTCGCCATCGTTCCGGCGCTGATCGCCGCCGCACTAGCGCTGGCGCCGCCCGATCCGACCCTCGTGCTGGTGGTCGGGCTCGGCGTATTCGGTGTCGCCTTCGCGGTGAACTCCTCCGTCCACTCCTATCTCGTGCTCGCCTATGCGGGCTCGGAGAAGGCGGCGGAGGATGTCGGCTTCTACTATGCCGCCAATGCGGCGGGGCGGTTCCTCGGCATTCTTGCTTCCGGCTTTCTCTACCAGTCCGGCGGCATCTACGCCTGCCTCATCGGCTCGGCGCTGATGCTGTTCATCTGCTGGGTCGTCACACTGGCGCTGCCGACGCGGGCGGATTCGTTGAAATCGACAGTTCGAGTCGCCTGA